The following DNA comes from Papaver somniferum cultivar HN1 chromosome 4, ASM357369v1, whole genome shotgun sequence.
TCGAACCACAATGAAGATTCTCCTGTCAAGTTCGCGGGGAAATATTTACGCAACACCGCTTGATGTTGGGCCCATGGCATTAATGTTAGGTTTTAGGCTTTCATATGCTGAACTGCATTCCCGGTCCCATCGAATATGCTGGAAAATGTTGGTAAGACACATTTCGCGGGAATGGGGACTTGCGAAATGTCACGCGAAAAAGGGGATTGTTCTGCCTCCTCgcctgctattatttttcatggccGCTTTGAGCTCTTTAAGCTGCTGTAATATAGCTTGATTAGCGTTAACGTGTTCTCGCTCTCTCCGCGCCGCTGTTTCTAATGCCCTTTGCTCTGTCGCGCTTCTCTCTATGGCTATTCTAGTTTCCCTTTCCAAACTAGTTTCTCTTCTGTATCTTTGGGTTTCGCGCTCTAAGATACTTCCTCTTTCCCCGTTGTATATCTGTATTCCATGTTTTAGGTTCTCTCTGctttcttggtttattcttcttgCTCTGCGTTCCTGAGACCTCATTTCCAGATCTCGTACGTTTTCTATTTCGCGTTCTCTTTCACGCACCTCTCTTTCATACTCAACACGGTCGTTATGTGCTTTTCTTTCCTCACTACGATGTCTCCTCCTTCTCCTTGGTGAACTTCTGCTCGTTTGAGTTTCTGTTTCTCCAGTATGAGTTCGCGTCTGTATGTTCTCATTCAGTCTGTGATTTTCTTCCATCAACAGGGTGTTTTGTCTTGCCAAATTTGCTCTATCTTCTGCCAACTCTGCATCTCTTGCTCTGCTTCGTTCGAGCCCTTGCATTAATTCTCTTTCAACTCGCCTGTCTCGTTCGAGGCGTTCTCTCAACTGCCGAATAGTTAGGTGGTCCTCGTTGTTGGGATCCTCATCTTCTCCTCTTGTTACTCGTTCTCCATCCTCCATAGTATCAAGATCAGTCGTGTATACACTGCCTTCTTCGTATATAATTATCTCTGAGTCGTTATTTTATTGTGTTGGATCTTGGGAGATAGTATCGTTGTTCTGCTGTCCGGTTTCTATGATAGAACACAGACTGCAATTTCGAGTTAAGCTACTCTATTGCTCACCTTTCTCCTTCGGCTGAATTCTCAGCCTCGCTTCAGGCTCTTCTCCGGTTCGCTACTCTGTTGCTTCTTCGAAATGCGATATTGTGTGCCGGTCTTGATGCCATTCATACCATTTTGTCAATCAGAGATGCTAGTGGTCAAGATTTCTGATGTTCATAGGAAATATGATGGGGTTTCATTGTTGTCAAGACTTTCTTTTCAAAGTTCTGAGAAGCGAGTGATTCTTGATCAGCACCTTTTGAATCAAGTGGTCGATTTTCACTTGGACTTCATAATGATGAAAATATTTTAAAGGTAGGGTTTTTGTGAGAAAGTAATCGACTTTTTCAGAGATGGTAGTTTCTAGATACTAGCTAGCAGGTGAGGAtaatcctccctgtttctagcgccaaaatgtagttgcggaaaatcccatAGCTACACCCTATGAAGTGATAAGAACGAAAAGTCTAAGTCATGAAGATAaactcaaacattaatgatattatacacCCCTTGACACTAGATATGATCTTTACACAAGTTTTGTATGGAGAATATGATGTTCTTATTAATATCACAAAGATTCATACATATAAGAAGGATGATGATAAACAAAGCTAACTCTA
Coding sequences within:
- the LOC113271880 gene encoding arginine and glutamate-rich protein 1-like translates to MEDGERVTRGEDEDPNNEDHLTIRQLRERLERDRRVERELMQGLERSRARDAELAEDRANLARQNTLLMEENHRLNENIQTRTHTGETETQTSRSSPRRRRRHRSEERKAHNDRVEYEREVREREREIENVRDLEMRSQERRARRINQESRENLKHGIQIYNGERGSILERETQRYRRETSLERETRIAIERSATEQRALETAARREREHVNANQAILQQLKELKAAMKNNSRRGGRTIPFFA